One genomic segment of Hymenobacter psoromatis includes these proteins:
- a CDS encoding ArsR/SmtB family transcription factor, producing the protein MKPLHSRVDADQLERAAAMLKVLSHPKRLAIVDLLGKGKGNKEHQMSVTEIYQALDIPQAIASQHLITLKDRGVLKSSKIGTKIYYSLAVPQLMKIIDTLEDYSSRI; encoded by the coding sequence ATGAAGCCATTGCATTCCCGCGTTGACGCGGACCAATTGGAGCGTGCAGCAGCCATGCTCAAAGTGCTTTCGCACCCCAAGCGCCTCGCTATCGTTGACCTGCTCGGCAAAGGCAAGGGCAACAAGGAGCACCAGATGTCGGTGACGGAAATCTACCAGGCACTCGATATTCCGCAAGCCATTGCGTCGCAGCACCTCATTACCCTGAAGGACCGCGGGGTGCTCAAGTCGAGCAAAATCGGCACCAAGATTTACTATTCATTAGCTGTACCACAGCTGATGAAAATCATTGATACTCTGGAAGATTACTCTAGCCGCATCTAA
- the hemA gene encoding glutamyl-tRNA reductase, whose translation MSHPFKAVSLSFRQAPLAIRELLALDEVACRRFLQQLRTELHLSDLLVLSTCNRTEIYYAHEDDYSAAIIRALGELKNRPDALSFAPYFDHYAEPEAATRHLFEVALGLDAQVVGDMQIINQVKQAYQWTADADAAGPFLHRLLHTIFFANKRVQQETSFRDGAASVSYAALELVEELTADVASPRVLVVGLGEIGSDVCRHLAGSKSFANVTLCNRTRARAAQLAAEFAPGQLRVVDFEDLAEALRTADVIISSVNRETPFFTHDLVAHLDVLSYKFFIDLAVPRSVAADVEQVPGVLVYNVDAIQSKASAALEQRLAAVPQVRVIIDESVADFADWSREMLVSPLIQRMKANLEQLRQQELDRFQKKATPAEVKLLDEATRAFMQKVLKQHVLHLKAACRREEAEQLLPLLTTIFDLEHQTVAAA comes from the coding sequence ATGTCCCATCCCTTTAAGGCTGTTAGCTTATCCTTCCGCCAGGCACCGCTCGCTATTCGCGAGCTACTCGCACTGGATGAGGTGGCCTGCCGCCGATTTTTGCAGCAGTTGCGTACGGAGTTGCACCTGAGCGACTTATTGGTGCTAAGCACCTGCAATCGCACCGAAATCTACTACGCCCACGAGGACGATTACTCGGCGGCTATCATTCGGGCGCTGGGCGAATTGAAAAACCGTCCCGATGCGCTGAGCTTCGCGCCCTACTTTGACCACTACGCCGAGCCGGAGGCCGCTACCCGCCACTTGTTTGAGGTAGCCTTGGGCCTCGACGCCCAAGTGGTGGGCGATATGCAGATTATTAATCAAGTAAAACAGGCGTACCAGTGGACGGCCGATGCCGATGCGGCGGGCCCGTTTTTGCACCGCCTATTGCATACTATCTTCTTCGCCAACAAGCGCGTGCAGCAGGAAACCAGCTTCCGCGACGGGGCTGCTTCGGTGAGCTACGCAGCCCTGGAGCTGGTAGAGGAGCTAACGGCCGACGTGGCTAGCCCGCGCGTGCTGGTAGTGGGCCTGGGCGAGATTGGTAGCGACGTGTGCCGCCATTTGGCCGGCAGCAAGTCGTTTGCCAACGTCACGCTCTGTAACCGCACCCGCGCCCGCGCCGCGCAGCTGGCTGCCGAATTTGCCCCCGGTCAGTTGCGCGTTGTCGATTTTGAAGACTTAGCAGAAGCGTTGCGCACGGCCGATGTGATTATTTCTTCCGTTAATCGCGAAACGCCCTTTTTTACCCACGACCTGGTAGCGCACCTCGACGTGCTGAGTTATAAGTTTTTCATCGACTTGGCCGTACCGCGCTCCGTGGCCGCCGACGTGGAGCAGGTGCCCGGCGTGTTGGTCTACAACGTCGATGCTATCCAGAGCAAAGCCTCGGCCGCGCTGGAACAACGCTTGGCCGCCGTGCCGCAGGTGCGCGTCATCATTGATGAGAGCGTAGCGGATTTCGCTGATTGGAGCCGCGAAATGCTCGTTTCGCCGCTTATTCAGCGCATGAAGGCCAACCTGGAGCAGTTGCGCCAGCAGGAGCTGGACCGTTTTCAGAAAAAGGCTACCCCCGCCGAAGTGAAACTGCTGGACGAAGCTACCCGCGCCTTTATGCAGAAGGTGCTAAAGCAGCACGTGTTGCACCTGAAGGCAGCCTGCCGCCGCGAGGAGGCCGAGCAGCTGCTGCCGCTGCTCACCACTATTTTCGACCTAGAGCACCAGACGGTAGCTGCCGCCTAG
- a CDS encoding ATP-binding protein, whose protein sequence is MLPPLYDQKSRIKLLVLLLALLIAGATVVYTNSLVQRLSEREQHQIDLYARTLRYIINTEDTKNLQFLQEQIIEANTTIPVILTDGENINDAKNLGLGAHLSEADSMRLLNAALLAMQKRHPPIVIELAGGTRNYVFYQDSRLLRQLRTYPLVQLGVIASLAVMAYISFSYSRRAEQNRVWVGLAKETAHQLGTPLSSLVGWQSYLRESVRFHDEPIVEELGKDIKRLEIITERFSNIGSVPVLKAENLYHTTRNAIAYLEARVSRKVKFSIETDLPLDTPACLNVPLFDWVVENICKNAVDAMDGRGSITLRLCRVKPKRQWWRRRAPHPQVAIDITDTGKGIPKNKLESVFLPGYTTKKRGWGLGLALARRIIENYHQGRLYVKGSEVGKGTTFRLVLNQ, encoded by the coding sequence ATGCTTCCTCCCCTGTACGACCAAAAATCCCGTATCAAGCTGTTAGTGTTGCTACTGGCACTGCTCATTGCCGGGGCTACCGTGGTGTATACCAACTCGCTGGTGCAGCGCCTTTCGGAGCGCGAGCAGCACCAGATTGACCTATACGCTCGGACGCTGCGCTACATTATTAATACGGAAGACACCAAAAACCTGCAATTCTTGCAAGAGCAGATTATTGAGGCCAACACTACGATACCGGTTATCCTGACGGACGGCGAGAACATCAACGATGCCAAAAACCTGGGGCTCGGCGCGCATCTGTCGGAAGCCGACTCGATGCGACTGCTGAACGCGGCGTTGCTGGCCATGCAAAAGCGCCACCCGCCCATTGTGATTGAGCTAGCCGGCGGCACCCGCAACTACGTTTTTTACCAAGATTCGCGGCTGCTGCGGCAGCTGCGCACCTACCCCCTGGTGCAGCTCGGGGTGATTGCCTCGCTAGCCGTGATGGCCTATATTTCGTTCAGCTACTCGCGGCGAGCCGAGCAAAACCGGGTGTGGGTGGGGCTGGCCAAGGAGACGGCCCACCAGCTGGGTACGCCACTCAGCTCGCTGGTGGGCTGGCAAAGCTACCTGCGCGAGAGCGTGCGCTTCCATGACGAGCCCATTGTGGAGGAGCTGGGCAAGGACATTAAGCGCCTGGAAATTATTACGGAGCGCTTCAGCAACATTGGCTCGGTGCCGGTGCTCAAGGCTGAAAACCTCTACCACACTACCCGCAACGCCATTGCCTACCTCGAAGCCCGCGTGTCGCGCAAGGTCAAGTTCAGCATTGAAACCGACCTGCCGCTCGATACGCCGGCCTGCCTCAACGTGCCGCTCTTCGACTGGGTAGTGGAGAATATCTGCAAGAATGCGGTGGACGCGATGGATGGGCGCGGCTCCATTACGCTGCGGCTGTGCCGGGTGAAGCCCAAGCGGCAGTGGTGGCGGCGGCGCGCCCCGCACCCGCAAGTAGCCATCGATATCACCGACACCGGCAAGGGCATTCCCAAAAACAAGCTCGAAAGCGTGTTTTTACCCGGCTACACCACCAAGAAGCGCGGCTGGGGCCTGGGCCTGGCGCTGGCCCGCCGCATCATTGAAAACTATCACCAGGGGCGGCTCTACGTGAAGGGCAGCGAGGTAGGCAAGGGCACCACGTTTCGGCTGGTACTCAACCAATGA
- the rfbA gene encoding glucose-1-phosphate thymidylyltransferase RfbA, producing the protein MKGIILAGGSGTRLHPLTLAVSKQLMPVYDKPMIYYPLSILMMAGIREILIITTPHDQAQFQKLLGDGKNLGCNFQYVVQELPNGLAQAFVLGADFIGQDKVALVLGDNIFHGEGMEELLKANNDPDGGVVYAYHVHDPERYGVVEFDENKVALSIEEKPTHPKSNYAVPGLYFYDNTVVEIAKNLEPSPRGEYEITDVNREYLRRGKLKVGILGRGTAWLDTGTFESLMQAGEFVRVLEQRQGLKVGSIEEAAYRQGFIDAEQLRKIAEPLRKSGYGDYLLHLPEQLVMGG; encoded by the coding sequence ATGAAAGGTATTATCCTCGCCGGCGGCTCCGGCACCCGGCTGCACCCGCTTACCCTCGCCGTCTCGAAGCAGCTTATGCCCGTCTACGACAAGCCGATGATTTACTATCCGCTGTCAATTTTGATGATGGCGGGCATTCGGGAAATTCTCATCATCACTACCCCCCACGACCAGGCGCAATTTCAGAAGCTGCTGGGCGATGGTAAAAACCTGGGCTGCAACTTTCAGTACGTGGTGCAGGAGTTGCCCAACGGGCTGGCGCAGGCCTTCGTGCTGGGAGCCGACTTCATTGGTCAGGATAAAGTAGCCTTGGTGCTGGGCGACAATATTTTTCATGGCGAAGGCATGGAAGAGCTACTCAAGGCCAATAACGACCCCGATGGGGGGGTAGTGTACGCCTACCACGTGCACGACCCCGAGCGCTACGGCGTAGTCGAGTTCGACGAAAATAAAGTAGCCCTTAGTATCGAGGAAAAGCCTACCCATCCCAAAAGCAACTACGCCGTGCCGGGTCTGTATTTCTACGATAATACCGTGGTGGAAATTGCGAAAAACCTGGAGCCCAGCCCGCGTGGCGAGTACGAAATTACGGACGTGAACCGCGAGTATCTGCGCCGCGGCAAGCTGAAAGTGGGCATCCTGGGCCGTGGCACGGCCTGGCTCGACACCGGCACCTTTGAGAGCCTGATGCAGGCCGGCGAGTTTGTGCGGGTGTTGGAGCAGCGCCAGGGCCTCAAAGTCGGCTCCATTGAGGAAGCCGCTTACCGCCAGGGCTTTATTGATGCTGAGCAACTGCGCAAAATCGCCGAGCCCCTGCGCAAAAGCGGCTACGGCGACTATTTGCTGCATTTACCCGAGCAGCTGGTAATGGGAGGGTAG
- a CDS encoding SDR family oxidoreductase: protein MYEIPFTDQPLTSLNFLVTGGAGFIGSNLVEYLLKQGVGKVRVLDNFSNGFHKNLQLFADNPALEVQEGDIRDRDACARACQGIDIVLHQAALGSVPRSIADPVTTDEVNVGGFVKMLYAAKEAGIKRFVYAASSSTYGDHPGLPKVEDRIGKPLSPYAVTKYANELYADVFARTYGMEIIGLRYFNIFGPRQDPGGAYAAVIPLFIDALLQNNPPTLNGDGGQTRDFTFVENCVQANIRAALTTNPEALGQVYNIAVGNRTSLVEMYNLLREEAGSSLEPHFGPNRAGDIRDSLADITKAETRLGYAPRVRIREGLQQTLSWFKENQAFIKERNC, encoded by the coding sequence ATGTACGAAATTCCCTTCACCGACCAGCCCCTCACCAGCCTAAATTTTCTCGTCACCGGCGGGGCGGGTTTCATCGGCTCCAACCTTGTCGAGTACCTGCTCAAGCAGGGGGTAGGGAAGGTGCGGGTGCTGGATAATTTCTCCAACGGCTTCCATAAAAACCTGCAACTGTTTGCGGATAACCCCGCGCTGGAAGTGCAGGAAGGCGATATTCGCGACCGCGATGCTTGCGCCCGCGCTTGCCAGGGCATCGACATTGTGCTGCACCAGGCGGCGCTGGGCTCGGTACCGCGCTCCATTGCCGACCCCGTGACGACCGATGAAGTGAACGTGGGCGGCTTCGTGAAAATGCTCTACGCGGCCAAGGAAGCCGGTATTAAGCGCTTTGTGTATGCGGCCAGCAGCTCGACCTACGGCGACCACCCCGGCCTACCCAAAGTGGAGGACCGCATCGGCAAGCCGCTCTCGCCCTACGCCGTCACCAAGTACGCCAACGAGCTGTACGCCGATGTGTTTGCCCGCACCTACGGGATGGAGATTATCGGCCTGCGCTACTTCAATATCTTCGGCCCGCGCCAGGACCCCGGCGGGGCCTACGCGGCCGTGATTCCGCTCTTCATCGACGCGCTGCTGCAAAATAACCCGCCTACCCTCAACGGCGACGGCGGCCAGACCCGCGACTTCACCTTCGTGGAAAACTGCGTGCAGGCCAACATTCGGGCCGCCCTTACTACCAACCCCGAGGCGCTGGGCCAGGTCTACAACATCGCCGTCGGCAACCGTACCTCGCTGGTCGAGATGTATAACCTGCTGCGCGAAGAAGCCGGCTCCAGCCTGGAACCTCACTTCGGCCCGAACCGCGCCGGCGACATCCGCGACTCACTAGCCGATATTACCAAAGCTGAAACCCGGCTCGGCTACGCGCCGCGCGTGCGCATCCGCGAGGGTTTGCAACAGACGCTGAGTTGGTTTAAAGAAAACCAAGCTTTTATTAAGGAAAGAAACTGCTAA
- the rfbB gene encoding dTDP-glucose 4,6-dehydratase yields the protein MKILITGGAGFIGSHVVRLFVTKYPDYQILNLDALTYAGNLENLRDVENAPNYQFVKGDIADQAFVDHLFAHEEPDAVIHLAAESHVDRSITDPMAFVKTNVIGTVNLLNAAKNLWKPKGFENHLFYHVSTDEVYGSLDFGPEMFTEETPYDPRSPYSASKAASDHFVRAWHHTYGLPIKLSNCSNNYGPNHFPEKLIPLAIHRLRTGQKVPVYGKGENVRDWLFVKDHATAIDAVFHKGKLGDTYNIGGVNEWQNLKLIQLLCDVVDEKTGQPQGTSRQLITFVTDRAGHDMRYAIDSSKIMRELGWEPSVTFEQGLSQTVDWYLANQEWLDSVTSGAYQEYNTKQYPNR from the coding sequence ATGAAAATCCTCATTACCGGCGGGGCCGGCTTCATTGGCTCGCACGTGGTGCGGCTATTCGTGACTAAATATCCCGACTACCAGATTCTGAACCTCGACGCGCTGACTTACGCGGGCAACCTGGAAAACCTGCGCGACGTGGAAAACGCGCCGAACTACCAGTTCGTGAAGGGCGACATCGCCGACCAGGCGTTCGTGGACCATCTTTTTGCCCACGAGGAACCCGATGCCGTGATTCACCTCGCCGCCGAAAGCCACGTGGACCGCAGCATCACCGACCCGATGGCGTTCGTGAAAACCAACGTGATTGGCACCGTGAATTTGCTGAATGCGGCCAAGAACCTGTGGAAGCCGAAAGGCTTTGAAAACCACTTGTTCTACCACGTCAGTACCGATGAGGTGTACGGCTCGCTGGATTTCGGCCCGGAAATGTTTACTGAAGAGACGCCCTACGACCCGCGCTCGCCCTACTCGGCTTCCAAAGCCGCCTCCGACCACTTTGTGCGGGCCTGGCACCACACCTACGGCCTGCCCATCAAGCTCAGCAACTGCTCGAATAACTACGGCCCCAACCACTTCCCCGAAAAGCTGATTCCGCTGGCCATTCACCGCCTGCGCACCGGCCAGAAAGTGCCCGTGTATGGCAAAGGCGAAAACGTGCGCGACTGGCTCTTCGTGAAAGACCATGCCACGGCTATCGACGCGGTTTTTCATAAAGGAAAGCTGGGCGATACCTACAACATTGGCGGCGTGAACGAGTGGCAGAACCTCAAGCTTATTCAGCTGCTCTGCGACGTGGTGGACGAGAAAACCGGCCAGCCCCAGGGCACTTCGCGTCAGCTCATCACCTTCGTGACGGACCGCGCTGGCCACGATATGCGCTACGCCATCGACAGCAGCAAAATCATGCGCGAGCTGGGTTGGGAGCCGAGTGTAACTTTCGAGCAGGGCTTGAGCCAGACCGTGGACTGGTACCTCGCCAATCAGGAGTGGCTCGACAGCGTGACCAGTGGTGCCTACCAGGAGTATAATACCAAGCAGTACCCTAATAGGTAG
- the galE gene encoding UDP-glucose 4-epimerase GalE: protein MKILVTGGAGYIGSHTVVELAQAGYEPVIVDNFSNSATSVLDGLRAILGHDVTCHRIDCGNAEALHQVFKAEGNIQGVIHFAAFKAVGESVQKPLAYFDNNVGSLLTLLEVMKDEGVTNLVFSSSCTVYGIPDQLPVTEATPTKPASSPYGRTKQMCEDIVHDTSGAADNTLHTILLRYFNPIGAHESARIGELPLGTPNNLVPFITQTAAGIREKLTIFGNDYDTPDGTNVRDYIHVVDLAKAHIAAVQRLLDRRASDIVETFNVGTGHGNSVLEVVKTFEEATGQKLNYSIGPRRVGDVPAIYADATKAAEVLGFKTTTSLRDSLASAWKWQLALGK, encoded by the coding sequence ATGAAGATTCTCGTTACCGGCGGAGCCGGCTACATTGGCTCCCACACCGTAGTGGAGCTGGCCCAGGCAGGCTACGAGCCCGTGATTGTGGATAATTTCAGCAACTCGGCCACGTCGGTGCTCGATGGGCTGCGGGCCATTCTGGGGCACGACGTGACGTGCCACCGCATCGACTGCGGTAATGCGGAGGCGTTGCACCAGGTGTTTAAAGCGGAAGGTAACATTCAGGGCGTCATTCACTTCGCGGCCTTCAAGGCGGTGGGCGAGTCGGTGCAAAAACCGCTGGCGTATTTTGACAACAACGTGGGCTCGCTGCTGACTCTGCTGGAAGTGATGAAGGACGAGGGGGTAACGAATCTGGTGTTCTCATCGTCGTGCACCGTGTACGGCATCCCCGACCAGCTGCCCGTGACGGAGGCTACCCCCACCAAGCCGGCCAGTTCGCCCTACGGCCGCACCAAGCAGATGTGCGAAGATATTGTGCACGACACGTCGGGTGCAGCTGATAATACGCTGCATACCATTCTACTGCGTTATTTTAATCCCATTGGGGCGCACGAATCGGCTCGCATCGGCGAGCTGCCCTTGGGCACACCCAATAACCTGGTGCCATTCATCACCCAAACGGCGGCCGGCATCCGCGAGAAGCTCACCATCTTCGGCAACGACTACGACACGCCCGATGGCACCAACGTCCGTGACTATATCCACGTTGTAGATTTGGCCAAGGCCCACATCGCGGCCGTGCAGCGCCTGCTCGACCGCCGCGCCAGCGACATAGTGGAGACCTTCAACGTGGGCACCGGCCACGGCAACTCGGTGCTCGAAGTAGTTAAAACATTCGAGGAAGCCACCGGCCAAAAGCTGAACTATAGTATCGGCCCGCGCCGCGTCGGCGATGTGCCCGCTATCTACGCCGACGCCACCAAGGCTGCTGAGGTGCTAGGCTTTAAAACGACGACTTCCCTGCGCGACTCGCTGGCCAGCGCCTGGAAATGGCAGCTCGCGCTCGGTAAGTGA
- a CDS encoding nucleotide sugar dehydrogenase, whose product MYDELLRKEAKLAVIGLGYVGLPIALEFAKQLSVIGFDINSGRVDMMRNHQDPSGELDSAAFAGCDITFTDSLDVLREARFFIVAVPTPIDEHAQPDLKPLLGASMSVGKVLKKGDYVVFESTVYPGCTEEDCIPVMEKYSGLSFAKGDFKVGYSPERINPGDKEHTLRRIVKVVSGCDAESLDVVAKVYELVVDAGVHRASSIRVAEAAKIIENTQRDVNIALMNELSMIFDRMNINTYEVLEAAGTKWNFLKFSPGLVGGHCIGVDPYYLTYKAKELGYDAKVILSGRTTNDNMGAYIARKTVQMMIKRGKDVAKSRVLVMGATFKENVEDIRNSKVADVIQELKNFSVNVDIVDPHANSNELNHEYGFRLTPADNIRNDYDAVIVAVSHRPYLDKDEAYFQSITAADAVLVDIKGLYRRQPMHDLHYWSL is encoded by the coding sequence GTGTACGACGAACTCCTCCGCAAAGAAGCCAAGCTGGCCGTGATTGGCCTGGGCTACGTGGGCCTGCCCATCGCCCTCGAATTTGCCAAGCAACTCTCGGTTATCGGCTTCGATATCAACTCCGGGCGCGTGGACATGATGCGCAACCACCAAGACCCGAGCGGCGAGCTGGACAGCGCCGCCTTCGCCGGTTGCGACATCACTTTCACCGACTCGCTCGACGTGCTGCGCGAGGCGCGCTTCTTCATCGTGGCCGTGCCTACCCCCATCGACGAGCATGCCCAACCCGACCTCAAGCCGCTGCTCGGGGCCTCGATGTCGGTGGGGAAGGTCTTGAAAAAGGGCGATTACGTGGTATTTGAGAGCACCGTCTACCCCGGCTGCACCGAGGAAGACTGCATCCCGGTGATGGAAAAATATTCGGGCCTGAGCTTCGCCAAAGGTGATTTCAAGGTCGGCTACTCGCCCGAGCGCATCAACCCCGGCGACAAGGAGCACACCCTGCGCCGCATCGTGAAGGTGGTGAGCGGCTGCGACGCCGAAAGCCTCGACGTGGTGGCCAAAGTGTACGAGCTGGTGGTGGATGCCGGCGTGCACCGGGCCAGCAGCATCCGGGTGGCCGAGGCCGCCAAGATTATCGAAAACACCCAGCGCGACGTGAACATCGCGCTCATGAACGAGCTGTCGATGATTTTCGACCGTATGAACATCAACACCTACGAGGTACTGGAAGCGGCCGGCACCAAGTGGAATTTCCTGAAATTCTCGCCCGGCCTGGTGGGCGGCCATTGCATCGGCGTAGACCCGTACTACCTCACCTACAAGGCGAAGGAGCTGGGCTACGATGCCAAGGTTATCCTCTCGGGCCGCACCACCAACGATAATATGGGGGCCTACATCGCCCGCAAAACGGTGCAGATGATGATTAAGCGCGGCAAGGACGTGGCCAAAAGCCGGGTGCTGGTGATGGGCGCGACCTTCAAGGAAAACGTGGAGGACATCCGTAACTCGAAGGTGGCTGACGTGATTCAGGAGCTAAAAAACTTCTCCGTGAACGTGGACATCGTGGACCCGCACGCCAATTCCAACGAGTTGAACCACGAGTACGGCTTCCGCCTCACGCCCGCCGATAACATCCGGAACGACTACGACGCCGTTATCGTAGCCGTCAGCCACCGGCCCTACTTAGATAAAGACGAGGCGTACTTTCAGTCCATCACCGCCGCCGATGCCGTATTAGTGGATATTAAAGGCCTCTACCGCCGGCAGCCCATGCACGATTTGCACTACTGGAGCTTATAG
- a CDS encoding acyltransferase, which yields MAEPAADFYAHPTAVLDAGCRVGAGSRIWHFCHLAAGAVLGENCSLGQNVFVADGVTLGRNVKVQNNVSLYEGVTCEDDVFLGPSVVFTNVRNPRSAVPRRGAAHYQTTHLECGVSIGANATLVCGIRLGRYAFVGAGSVVTKDVPAHALVYGNPARPHGWLSAHGERLRFDAAGRATCPESGEVYQLSTDKKTVFIIN from the coding sequence GTGGCCGAACCCGCTGCCGACTTTTATGCCCATCCTACCGCCGTGCTCGACGCGGGCTGCCGCGTGGGGGCGGGCAGCCGCATTTGGCACTTCTGCCACTTAGCGGCGGGCGCGGTGCTGGGCGAAAACTGCTCGCTGGGCCAAAACGTATTCGTAGCCGACGGCGTGACGCTGGGCCGCAACGTGAAGGTGCAGAATAATGTGAGCCTCTACGAAGGCGTGACGTGCGAGGACGACGTGTTCCTGGGCCCCTCCGTGGTGTTTACCAACGTGCGCAACCCGCGTAGCGCCGTGCCGCGGCGCGGCGCGGCCCACTATCAAACTACCCACTTGGAGTGCGGCGTCAGCATCGGGGCCAATGCCACGCTGGTGTGCGGCATCAGGCTAGGGCGCTATGCCTTCGTGGGCGCGGGCAGCGTGGTCACCAAAGACGTGCCGGCCCATGCCCTCGTCTACGGCAACCCTGCCCGGCCGCACGGCTGGCTCAGCGCGCATGGCGAGCGCCTGCGCTTCGACGCGGCCGGCCGCGCCACCTGCCCTGAAAGCGGGGAAGTATATCAGTTGAGTACCGATAAAAAAACGGTATTTATAATCAATTAA
- a CDS encoding Uma2 family endonuclease, translating into MGLPAFQSQPDVPTRVSPADYLRLEREAEYKHEYYAGEIRAMAGASFAHK; encoded by the coding sequence ATGGGACTGCCCGCTTTCCAATCCCAACCCGACGTGCCCACCCGCGTGTCGCCCGCCGACTACCTGCGCCTAGAGCGTGAGGCGGAATACAAGCACGAATACTACGCTGGCGAAATCCGGGCGATGGCCGGGGCCAGTTTCGCGCATAAATAA
- a CDS encoding Uma2 family endonuclease, translating to MRGKGYTPVGSDQRVHVKNKSSFLYPDLSVVCGQPKFLEAKKPDTLLNPVFLAEVLSASTQDKDRGEKFMLYRQIPSLRHYLLLSSEAVHAELYSLDERGRWVLTEIRELSAMLDLEALGCQLPLAAVYEGVTLAADAPEELPAA from the coding sequence TTGCGCGGCAAGGGCTACACGCCGGTGGGCAGCGACCAGCGGGTGCACGTCAAAAACAAGTCTTCTTTTCTCTACCCCGACCTATCGGTGGTGTGCGGCCAGCCCAAGTTTTTAGAGGCTAAGAAACCGGATACGCTGCTCAACCCGGTTTTCCTCGCGGAAGTACTTTCGGCTTCTACCCAGGATAAGGACCGGGGCGAGAAATTCATGCTCTACCGGCAGATTCCCAGCCTGCGCCACTATTTGCTGCTCAGCTCCGAAGCCGTGCACGCCGAGCTGTACTCGCTCGATGAGCGGGGCCGCTGGGTGCTCACCGAAATCCGCGAGCTGAGCGCCATGCTCGACCTGGAGGCGCTGGGCTGCCAGCTGCCGCTGGCCGCCGTATACGAGGGCGTGACCCTGGCCGCCGACGCGCCGGAAGAGCTGCCCGCGGCGTAG